In a single window of the Streptococcus ilei genome:
- the mfd gene encoding transcription-repair coupling factor, producing the protein MDKYKTLVDLFQQNKDIRKWQQDQQKRSRSLLLGLSSSTKAITMATAVEDGHKVLVLTSSQNEAERLASDLLGLLGEEKVYLFLGDDNPLAEFVFASQERVFSRLEALDFLLAPEKEGIVIANVSGSRLLLPNPKTVSSMIQSFSVGEERNLTELKVTLLAMGYQKVSQVSQQGEFSLRGDILDLFEASQDLPYRLEFFGDEIDGIRTFSPETQRSLENLDAITVHPVSDMLLTKDDFLRGQKNLENLIQKSPNPELKSYLTEILTEAHHQRLHADSRKFLSLFYQQTYTLFDYLPKHAPVFLDDYHKIMDQETRFDVEVANLLTEDLQKSRSFSEAQYFADNSAHLRTYKPASYFSNFQKGLGNLRFDALYSFNQYPMQEFFSQFTLLKDEIDRFRKQDYTVILQVTSKQGFQQLQEHLRDYGIDLDYLVPNQLHPGQSQLIIGGLARGFHFVDEKIVLITETEIFQKKVKRKIRRQTISNAERLKNYNELEKGDYVVHQVHGIGQYLGLETIEISGVHRDYISIQYQNGDRISIPVDQIQMLSKYVASDGKPPKINKLNDGRFQKAKQKVRQEVEDIADDLIQLYAERSQLQGFAFTPDDENQEAFDQAFPYVETDDQIRSIQEIKKDMESSSPMDRLLVGDVGFGKTEVAMRAAFKAVKDHKQVAVLVPTTVLAQQHYANFKERFEAFPVEVDVLSRFRSRAEQKETLEKLKKGQVDILIGTHRLLSKDVEFADLGLIVIDEEQRFGVKHKETLKELKKKVDVLTLTATPIPRTLHMSMLGIRDLSVIETPPTNRYPVQTYVLETNPTIIRDAIRREMDRGGQVYYLYNKVDTIEQKVSELQELVPEASIGFVHGQMSEVRLENTLMDFIEGEYDILVTTTIIETGVDIPNANTLFIENADHMGLSTLYQLRGRVGRSNRIAYAYLMYRPDKTLTEVSEKRLEAIKGFTELGSGFKIAMRDLSIRGAGNILGASQSGFIDSVGFEMYSQLLEDAIEKKQGKEKKRQKGNAELNLQIDAYIPSDYISDERQKIEIYKRIREIQVQEDYELLQDELIDRFGEYPDVVAYLLEIGFIKSYLDQVFVKVVDRKDQQLTVKFEPITKQLFLTQDYFAALSATNLKARIAENQGLIELIFDVRNKKDFEILEGLRQFGEKLLAIKQEKLENQD; encoded by the coding sequence ATGGATAAATATAAGACACTGGTTGATCTATTTCAACAAAATAAAGATATCAGAAAATGGCAACAGGACCAGCAAAAAAGAAGTCGCTCTCTTTTACTAGGTCTGTCTTCCTCTACTAAAGCCATTACGATGGCAACAGCTGTTGAAGATGGTCACAAGGTCTTGGTCTTGACCTCTTCTCAAAATGAAGCAGAACGGCTCGCCAGTGATTTACTGGGATTATTAGGTGAAGAAAAGGTCTATCTTTTCCTCGGAGATGACAATCCCTTGGCAGAGTTTGTCTTTGCTTCCCAAGAACGAGTCTTTTCTCGTTTGGAAGCTCTGGACTTTCTCCTAGCTCCAGAAAAAGAAGGAATCGTTATTGCCAATGTAAGTGGTAGCCGTTTGCTCTTACCTAATCCAAAGACTGTCAGCTCTATGATTCAATCTTTCTCTGTTGGGGAAGAGCGAAATCTGACAGAATTGAAAGTTACCCTACTGGCCATGGGCTATCAAAAGGTTTCACAGGTAAGCCAACAGGGCGAGTTTAGTCTTCGAGGGGATATTTTAGATCTTTTTGAAGCCAGTCAAGATCTCCCTTATCGCCTGGAATTTTTTGGAGATGAGATAGATGGCATTCGGACTTTCTCTCCAGAGACTCAACGTTCACTAGAAAATCTAGATGCGATAACGGTTCATCCAGTTAGTGATATGCTACTAACGAAAGATGATTTTTTAAGAGGACAGAAGAACCTAGAAAATCTGATTCAAAAAAGCCCTAATCCAGAGCTAAAATCCTATTTGACTGAGATTCTCACAGAGGCGCATCACCAGCGACTCCATGCAGATAGTCGAAAATTTCTCTCTCTTTTTTATCAGCAAACCTATACTCTTTTTGATTACCTGCCCAAGCATGCTCCTGTTTTTTTGGATGATTACCATAAAATCATGGATCAGGAAACGCGGTTTGATGTAGAAGTTGCTAACCTTTTGACGGAGGATTTACAAAAGAGTCGGTCTTTTTCTGAAGCCCAGTATTTTGCGGACAATAGCGCGCACTTACGCACTTATAAACCAGCTTCTTATTTTTCAAATTTCCAAAAAGGCTTGGGAAATCTGCGATTCGATGCCCTCTATTCTTTTAACCAATACCCCATGCAGGAATTCTTCAGTCAATTTACTCTCTTAAAAGATGAAATTGACCGTTTCCGTAAACAAGATTACACAGTTATTCTTCAGGTGACGAGTAAACAAGGCTTCCAGCAGTTACAAGAGCACTTGAGAGACTATGGGATTGACCTAGATTATCTTGTACCCAATCAGCTTCATCCAGGACAGAGCCAGTTGATCATCGGTGGTTTGGCGCGTGGATTCCACTTTGTGGATGAGAAGATTGTCCTCATTACAGAGACAGAAATCTTTCAGAAAAAGGTTAAAAGAAAGATTCGTCGGCAAACTATTTCCAATGCTGAGCGGTTGAAAAACTACAATGAGTTGGAAAAGGGAGACTACGTCGTTCACCAGGTTCATGGAATTGGTCAGTATTTAGGACTAGAAACCATTGAAATTTCTGGCGTTCACAGAGACTATATCTCCATCCAGTATCAAAATGGGGACCGGATTTCCATTCCTGTGGATCAAATCCAGATGCTGTCCAAGTACGTTGCGAGTGATGGCAAGCCTCCTAAAATCAACAAACTGAACGATGGTCGCTTCCAAAAGGCCAAACAAAAGGTCCGTCAAGAAGTAGAGGATATTGCAGATGATCTGATTCAACTCTATGCAGAGCGCAGTCAATTACAAGGTTTTGCCTTTACTCCAGACGATGAGAATCAAGAAGCTTTTGATCAGGCTTTTCCATATGTTGAAACAGATGATCAGATTCGCTCTATCCAAGAAATTAAGAAAGATATGGAGTCTTCAAGCCCTATGGATCGCCTCTTGGTCGGTGACGTGGGCTTTGGGAAGACAGAAGTAGCCATGCGAGCAGCCTTTAAAGCTGTCAAAGACCACAAACAAGTGGCTGTATTAGTTCCGACAACGGTCCTAGCTCAACAGCACTATGCCAATTTTAAAGAACGCTTCGAGGCCTTTCCAGTAGAAGTCGATGTCTTGAGTCGTTTCCGGAGTCGTGCTGAGCAAAAAGAAACTTTGGAAAAACTTAAAAAAGGCCAGGTCGATATTTTGATTGGAACCCACCGTCTCTTGTCTAAAGATGTGGAATTTGCTGATTTAGGTCTTATCGTGATTGATGAGGAGCAACGGTTCGGTGTCAAACACAAGGAAACCCTCAAAGAATTAAAGAAAAAGGTCGATGTCTTAACCTTGACGGCAACGCCCATTCCTCGTACCCTCCACATGTCTATGTTGGGGATTCGGGATTTATCTGTTATTGAAACCCCACCGACCAATCGGTATCCCGTTCAAACTTATGTCCTAGAAACCAATCCAACCATTATACGAGATGCCATTCGTCGGGAGATGGATCGGGGAGGCCAGGTCTATTATCTCTACAATAAGGTGGATACCATTGAACAAAAGGTTTCAGAACTACAAGAATTAGTTCCAGAAGCCTCTATTGGTTTTGTCCATGGACAGATGAGTGAAGTGCGGTTAGAAAATACCTTGATGGACTTCATTGAAGGTGAGTATGATATTTTAGTCACAACCACCATTATTGAGACAGGAGTAGATATTCCTAATGCCAATACCCTCTTTATTGAAAATGCCGACCATATGGGCTTGTCTACCCTTTACCAATTGAGAGGTCGGGTCGGACGAAGCAATCGCATTGCCTATGCCTACTTGATGTATCGGCCGGACAAAACCTTGACAGAAGTTTCTGAAAAGCGCCTAGAAGCCATCAAAGGTTTCACTGAGTTGGGATCTGGTTTTAAGATTGCTATGCGAGACTTGTCTATTCGAGGTGCGGGAAATATTTTAGGAGCTTCTCAGTCTGGCTTTATTGATTCTGTCGGATTTGAAATGTATTCACAGTTACTCGAAGATGCTATTGAGAAGAAACAAGGAAAAGAGAAAAAACGCCAAAAAGGAAATGCAGAACTCAATCTCCAAATTGATGCCTACATTCCAAGTGACTATATTTCCGATGAACGTCAAAAAATTGAAATTTACAAACGCATTCGAGAAATTCAAGTTCAAGAAGATTATGAGCTCTTGCAAGACGAATTGATTGATCGATTCGGAGAATACCCAGATGTGGTAGCCTATCTCCTAGAAATAGGGTTTATCAAATCTTATCTAGATCAGGTCTTTGTTAAAGTAGTCGATCGAAAAGACCAGCAACTAACGGTAAAATTTGAGCCAATTACCAAGCAACTTTTCTTGACTCAAGATTATTTTGCTGCCCTATCAGCAACGAATTTAAAAGCTCGTATTGCAGAAAACCAAGGATTGATTGAATTAATCTTTGATGTGCGAAATAAGAAAGACTTCGAAATTTTAGAAGGCTTGCGACAATTTGGGGAGAAATTACTAGCCATCAAGCAGGAAAAATTGGAAAATCAAGACTAG
- a CDS encoding RNA-binding S4 domain-containing protein has protein sequence MRLDKYLKVSRIIKRRPVAKEVADKGRIKVNGVLAKSSTDLKVNDEIEVRFGNKLLTVKVLEMLDSTKKEDASKMYEIIRETRIEEDA, from the coding sequence ATGAGATTAGATAAATATTTAAAAGTTTCCCGCATTATCAAAAGACGCCCTGTAGCTAAAGAAGTGGCTGACAAGGGGCGCATCAAAGTTAACGGGGTCCTAGCAAAAAGTTCAACCGACTTGAAGGTAAATGACGAAATTGAAGTTCGCTTTGGAAATAAGCTATTGACAGTAAAAGTATTGGAAATGTTAGATAGCACCAAAAAAGAAGATGCGTCTAAAATGTATGAAATCATTCGTGAAACAAGGATAGAAGAAGATGCCTAA
- a CDS encoding septum formation initiator family protein encodes MPKNIVQMNNRYIQDEHQRQKYQNEERKKQNRFMGWVLILIILLFILPTYNLAQSYQTLQKRKQQYVQLQEQYQQTLEEKEYQKDIVEKLKDDEYAAKYARAKYSFSKDGEYIYTIPNLLPK; translated from the coding sequence ATGCCTAAAAATATTGTACAAATGAATAATCGGTATATCCAAGACGAACACCAACGTCAGAAATACCAGAATGAGGAGCGAAAAAAACAGAACCGATTTATGGGTTGGGTTCTCATTTTAATTATTTTATTGTTCATCCTTCCAACCTATAATCTGGCTCAGAGTTACCAGACGCTTCAAAAACGCAAACAACAATACGTTCAATTGCAAGAACAATATCAGCAAACCCTTGAGGAAAAAGAATATCAAAAGGATATCGTAGAGAAATTGAAGGATGACGAATACGCTGCAAAATATGCACGCGCAAAATATTCCTTCTCTAAAGATGGCGAATATATTTATACGATACCTAACTTATTACCGAAATAA
- a CDS encoding SP_0009 family protein encodes MENIVKTVQQFLEYSDTKLEELAKKNQALKLQEENQERSKDE; translated from the coding sequence ATGGAAAATATTGTAAAAACAGTTCAACAATTTCTAGAATATTCTGATACAAAATTAGAAGAGTTAGCTAAAAAGAATCAAGCTTTAAAATTGCAGGAAGAAAATCAAGAAAGGAGCAAGGATGAATAA
- a CDS encoding serine hydrolase has protein sequence MNKLVYWMVFPTFLATQPLSDSSQPQIPLTSDSSYTSQIGTQDHFFVSIPSNPNVYQPIVTYSDPELSQKAGEIKPDTPFTVDQLFVNDQGKSVFKLSNKQYVVADQDQIYEDSILELTEEKKTMWLSSSFTVYDQPLVNGAKSKKTSLAPYSKVQVTKSAKTSKGIYLEISGQGWISKDELSATDNRMEKVQEILNQKYNKDGIAVYVKQVDTGKTAGIHEDQEMYSASIAKLLYLYYTQKELNENQVDLQTSLKYTKEVNDYPGSYEPEGSGSISKTPDDKDYTVADLINRVAKESDNVAHNILGYYVTHQSDKEFQKVTNKIAGKTWNVENRMASAKMAGNVMEAIYQQNGGIIDALSDTRFDDQRISKDIPVKVAHKIGDAYDFRHDVAIVYTDSPFILAIFTDHSDYETISAIAKDIYEVLQ, from the coding sequence ATGAATAAGTTAGTTTATTGGATGGTTTTTCCTACTTTCTTAGCCACCCAACCCTTATCTGATTCCTCCCAGCCCCAAATTCCTTTAACTTCTGATTCTTCTTACACTAGCCAAATAGGGACTCAAGACCATTTCTTTGTCTCCATCCCGTCCAATCCAAATGTTTATCAGCCAATCGTGACCTATTCAGATCCAGAATTGAGTCAAAAAGCTGGGGAAATCAAGCCTGATACTCCCTTTACTGTTGATCAATTATTTGTGAATGACCAAGGGAAATCTGTTTTTAAATTATCGAATAAACAGTATGTAGTAGCTGATCAAGATCAAATTTACGAAGATTCGATTTTGGAATTAACAGAAGAAAAAAAGACCATGTGGCTGTCATCCTCTTTTACAGTTTATGATCAACCTTTGGTGAATGGCGCAAAAAGTAAAAAAACAAGTCTGGCTCCCTATAGCAAGGTTCAAGTCACCAAGAGTGCCAAAACTTCAAAAGGGATCTACCTAGAAATTTCTGGCCAGGGTTGGATTTCAAAAGATGAACTTTCTGCTACAGATAATCGGATGGAAAAAGTCCAAGAGATTCTGAATCAGAAGTACAACAAAGATGGAATTGCAGTCTACGTGAAGCAAGTGGATACTGGAAAGACTGCCGGGATACATGAAGATCAGGAAATGTATTCTGCCAGTATAGCCAAGCTTTTATATTTGTACTATACTCAAAAAGAGTTGAATGAGAATCAAGTAGATTTGCAGACTTCTTTAAAGTATACAAAAGAAGTCAATGATTATCCTGGATCTTATGAACCGGAAGGTAGTGGAAGTATTTCAAAAACACCAGATGATAAAGATTATACCGTCGCTGATTTGATTAATCGGGTGGCCAAAGAATCTGATAATGTAGCTCATAATATTTTAGGCTATTATGTGACGCATCAATCAGATAAAGAATTTCAAAAGGTGACCAATAAGATTGCAGGAAAAACATGGAATGTAGAAAATAGAATGGCATCTGCAAAAATGGCAGGAAATGTCATGGAAGCTATCTACCAACAAAATGGTGGGATCATTGATGCTTTGTCGGATACTCGCTTTGATGATCAACGAATTTCAAAAGATATCCCAGTCAAGGTTGCTCACAAGATTGGAGATGCATATGATTTTCGTCATGATGTCGCCATTGTTTATACCGATTCACCATTTATTTTAGCTATTTTTACGGATCACTCTGATTACGAGACTATCTCAGCAATTGCCAAAGATATTTATGAGGTCTTACAGTAA
- the tilS gene encoding tRNA lysidine(34) synthetase TilS, with the protein MKEKFLQFCQKEGLFESHQKVLLALSGGVDSMTLLDWLYHYQHQLGIDLVLAHVNHHQRIEADQEERGIRAIAEAKHLPLKVAHFSGPFSESQARQFRYDFFEKVMKEEACSALVTAHHMDDQAETILMRLIRGSRPRHLKGIPLKQPFGQGVLIRPLLYFKKKDFPEIFHYEDKSNRSLDYFRNRIRHRYLPLLEKENPQVTSALVNLGEDLSHWHQALKELTKDLNPQDVTQFQKQSPAVQIYLLEEYLASFPDLQLSRAQFEQLHRIVVTKSNTQQVLKNGYELYKDYHYFEIRKISRRTDDRLSEDLLQFGTIKAVGAYRFLFGVEPSDSYIEAIPLPSNHPVSIRSRKKGDRILMNGHHRKISRLLINQKIPLHQRNNLVVLEQDKQILAIPEIAISDLSKELKNGIMKHTIYIQKIDR; encoded by the coding sequence ATGAAAGAAAAATTTCTTCAGTTCTGTCAAAAGGAGGGACTTTTTGAATCTCATCAAAAAGTCCTTTTGGCTTTATCAGGAGGAGTGGACTCCATGACCTTACTGGATTGGCTCTACCATTATCAGCATCAATTGGGAATCGACCTCGTTCTTGCTCATGTCAATCATCACCAACGCATTGAAGCTGATCAGGAGGAAAGAGGAATTCGAGCAATAGCTGAAGCAAAACATCTACCGCTGAAGGTTGCCCATTTCTCTGGTCCTTTTTCTGAAAGCCAAGCTAGACAATTCCGCTATGATTTCTTTGAAAAAGTTATGAAAGAAGAAGCTTGTAGCGCTCTCGTCACCGCTCATCATATGGATGATCAGGCAGAAACGATTTTAATGCGTCTGATTCGTGGGAGTCGTCCACGGCATTTAAAAGGTATTCCTTTAAAACAACCATTTGGACAGGGTGTGTTGATCCGTCCCCTCTTATATTTCAAAAAAAAGGATTTTCCAGAAATTTTTCATTATGAGGATAAGAGCAACCGCTCCTTGGACTATTTCCGTAATCGTATCCGCCATCGTTATCTCCCACTGTTAGAAAAAGAAAATCCTCAAGTGACGAGTGCTTTGGTCAACTTAGGAGAGGATCTCAGTCATTGGCACCAGGCTTTAAAAGAGTTGACCAAAGATTTGAATCCACAAGATGTGACACAGTTTCAAAAGCAATCACCAGCTGTTCAGATTTATTTGCTGGAAGAGTATCTAGCTAGTTTTCCAGACTTGCAATTGAGTCGGGCACAATTTGAACAATTACATAGAATAGTAGTGACCAAGTCCAATACGCAACAAGTTCTAAAGAATGGTTATGAACTTTACAAAGACTATCACTATTTTGAAATTCGGAAAATCAGTCGTAGGACGGATGACCGACTGTCAGAAGATTTGTTACAATTTGGAACCATAAAGGCAGTAGGGGCTTATCGCTTTTTATTTGGAGTGGAACCGAGCGATTCATATATAGAGGCTATCCCACTTCCAAGCAACCATCCAGTTTCTATTCGATCCCGAAAAAAGGGAGATCGTATTCTAATGAACGGTCACCATAGAAAAATTAGCAGATTATTGATTAACCAAAAAATTCCCTTACATCAACGAAATAATCTGGTAGTTTTAGAACAAGATAAGCAAATATTGGCTATTCCTGAAATTGCGATCAGTGATTTGAGTAAGGAATTAAAAAATGGTATAATGAAGCATACAATTTATATCCAGAAAATAGATAGGTAG